In the genome of Arachis stenosperma cultivar V10309 chromosome 2, arast.V10309.gnm1.PFL2, whole genome shotgun sequence, the window GTCTTggtattcaatttttttttgtaactataattgaataattttttattaaactaataatttttttgttgttaattTTGTGAACTGTGAACTATCAATTTTTAtgtatatcaaaataaaaaattatctttaaaaattaatattgtacCTGTAAATATGATGTTATAATTTTGAGGACAAATCACTTAAATAAGGCAATAGGAGCAAAAAATTACACAAATCAGCCAAATCAAAAACTGGTTCATGAATCAACCAAGAGACATTTTTATATAGTTCGAATCAACCTAATTCGAACTCTATTTatatgtaattcgaatcatacTGATTCAAACTACACACACGCAAACACccactaattcgaatcaacctgattcgaattacacacacagtaattcgaatcagggtgattcgaattacacccAAGTACGCGTTCCTAAGTAATTCGAATCTGGctgattcgaattactcatTTTTTGCCTCTAGTAGTAATTTGAATTTGGCTGTTTCGAATTACACTTGCTTCGGCTATAAAAGGAGTTCGATCCAACCTCATTCGAACCACTTTTTCATTATCATACCCCACCAAATCCTAAAGAAAACGGCCCAGATTCGCTCCAACAAAGGCTCGAGCAGGATATTCAGCCAATGGGGGATAATCCGGATAGACTATATCGTTTGGATGGAGTTGCTCATATAGCCGGGGTCATCAATGACGAGGTTAGTacgtaatatttttttttaaaagtaggATTAAGTAACTTATTCGTTTGTTTATATACGTTATGTTAGTGATTTTGATAGTAAGTGACGTTGGTAAAGTTTGTATGTGACCGATTTCTTATGTTTTGTTAGTGACAATGTATGTGGTTTTGTTAGTGAttttgttagtggtttatgttagtggttttgtTAGTGGTTTTGCAAGTgattttgttaatggttttgttAGTGGTTTTGCAAGTGGTTTTACAAGTAGTTTATTTTATTGGttttgttagtggtttatgttagtgatTTTGTTAGTAGTTTTGCAAGTGGTTTTGTTAGTGGTTTTGcaagtggtttatgttagtgatTTTGCAAGTggtttattttgttggttttgttagtggttttgcaagtagtttatgttagtggttttgcAAGTGGTTTATtttagtggtttatgttagtggtattgcaagtggtttatgttagtggtttttgttagtggttttgtaagtggttttaattagagtaaagtatcggctttgtccccaacgttcggggtaaatcctatttgtgtccctaacgtttaaatcgtcctatttgtatccctaatgtttgtaaaagtgattcaatgttatcctatcgtcaattacacatcatgaacactttagtttgagttttaaaaatctcttcttgaagttagaatacaaatatttGGGATAGAATCAATGGTCTACTCCGAAAAATAgctcatcaaaagttgaaactaattcctacaacatttacataattcacttttctagggacataattgaatctaaacacaaatagtgggtataatattaaaatcgaacacatccaagtgagacctaattgagaatgaatacatccaagtgagaataattgaaaaatataatctgatttattagtataattgatagtaggataacattgaatcacttttataaatgttagggatacaaataggacgatttaaatgTTAGGACACAAAtaggacttaccccaaacgttggggacaaaaacgatactttacgcTTTTAATTATCTGGTCCATTATATGTGTAGCCCCAACGATGCATCTCGAGCATGCGACGGCAACAGGGCATGCGACTCGACGAGGGGTACGTTTTGTACTTGCAGATGGCGGGATTATACCATCTTGCGAGACTGAACGAGAGATGGTTCAGATTGGATAAGCCCCTTGTCAGTGCTTTCGTCGAGCGGTGGCATCCAAAGACGCACACATTTCACATGCCATTCGCAGAGTGCACGATCACACTGCAGGACGTGGCGTACCAGTTGGGGTTGCCGATCGACAAATGTTATGTCAGTGGTTGCTTGACGGATTTCCAGACATACATCCAGGGTGGCCATCCAGCTTGGGTGTGGTTCCAGAAGTTGCTCGGTATGTTACCTCCTACGAACCAAATCCAGAAGTTTGTAGTGAACTGCAGCTAGTTTCAGGAGACGTTTGGAGAGTGCCCTGAGGGAGCCGACAAGGAGACAGTCAGGCGCTATGCCCATCGTACAGTGGCCAAAAACCCTCAGGGATGGGAGGTGTGAACCCCATCCAGTATACACTGAACACGGAGCTAAGACGATACACCTGGTGGACATACGGCTGCCAAGGCGTGAGGACACGGGAAATGAAGTGCCTGAAAATATTCGCAGTCACATGTCTGAGACTCGAGTGACACCCTGTAGCTACCAAGTGAGAACGAACCAGTAGGAGTCGTCTCCGAGACGGTGAACTCCAAGTAATCTCTGTTGTACAAAGTCACTGTGAAGCACCTCATCTTCAGATTGGCCTCTATACACTTCACCAGATGTTGACTGAATTGTTGTCTGATTCCTAACTGGGCCTCTGCCTCTCCCCCTTGCGAACAAATAGTTCTGCCAACCTCCCGTAAGTAGCCTTCACCAGCGAGCACACCGGGAGATTCCTGACCCCCTTCAGGATTGAATTAACACACTCCGAGATATTTGTCGTCATGTGACTAAATCTCCTACCCTCATCCAAATGCTGAGTCCACAATGAATACTCGATCCGGTTCGCCCACTCACACATGGCAGGATCTTCAGACCGCAGAATATCAATCCAGTAATCGAATTCCACCTCAATCTTAGCATAAGCTGCATTCACAAGAAGCCTCCTTGCGTCCTTGTCCTTGAAGGTCAGGGCGAAATTTGCTGCCACATGTCGAATACAGAATGCACGGTAGGTAGTTGGAGGTGGCCAGCCTCCATCGGGAGCCTCAAGCGCAGCCTTGATGTCGTTGTGCCTATCTGATATAACCAGCAGACCCGGTTGTGGGGTCACGTGCTGCCGGAGATGGGAGAGAAAGAAGGACCGGGACTCGGCATTCTCACCCTCAACCAGTGTAAATGCAACAGGCAGTATGTTGGAGTTCCCGTCCTGTGCAATCGCGACGAGCAACGTACCCCCATACTTGCCATACAGATGGGTGCCGTCAATACTCACCAAGGGCTTGCAATGCCGGAATGCCTCAATACATAGTGGAAACGTCCAGAACAGTCGGTGAAGATAAGCTTGCGAGTCGGCGACCTAGCCCCCAACTCGAATAGGACTCGTCCTAAGGACTGCAACAGTACCAGACATCGTCAACTGAACTCCTAACACCCACCGCGGGAGCTCGTTGTACGACTCATCCCAATCACCAAAGATGTGGGCAATGGCCTTTTGCTTCGCCAACCAAACCCTCTTATACATCGGCCTGAACCCAAAGTGTGCCGCCGTCGTATTCAGGAGCACCTTGATGCTGACGGATGCATTAGCTCTAACCATTGGATGATGAATGCCGAGATCACATGATAATCCAGACTCCTGTGGTCGCTAGAGATGGACGTCGCGAGACACGTATGTGGTCCGTTGTACCGTTTTATTTCCCAAATACCTTTGCGCTGTCGGAGGCTTAGCCTAATCAACCATGTGCACCCATTCCCAAACTCAAAATACTTTCCAACATACCGGCGATAGTCAGACTCCACCACCTTGTACTGTACCCCGCGTCGGATGCTATACGTCTTCACACTTAACACAGCCTCATCTTTATCCTGAAACTGCTGACCAACCTGAAACTCTGTCAGACTTGCAAACCCCTGGCCATTTCTAGCACCAAATCCAGCAGGCTCTCCCGGAACCCCCTCCTGTCTCATGGCATCCAAGTCCAAAGATGAAAAGTGCGGAGGGTACTGCTGTGTGCCAGAGCTAGAACCACCTTCAGCCCCAGCTGGCTCACTCGCTCCAATATCATCGCCACTGTCATCAGCAATGATATCCGGCTCCACATCATCATCGTCAACATCATCTAGCAATGTATCGTCCAGACCATCCGGTGCGGCACACTGTAAAGAAGTCGGCTCAATATCCCCTATTCCAACCTCTCCGCCTCCACTACAGTTGAGATCAACAGCGAACGACGGGGAGGCGACAGGCTCGACCGGAGGTTCATTCACAGGGACGGACGAAGATGCACCAACAGGTCTGGAGCTAGAACCGGCTATGGTGCCTATAATGTGGGTATTCTTGTTCGAACTCCCCGAGCCAGATACCACATCAACTAATTTCGCCAACAACTCAGGTGTCCTAACCTCGGAAAACTGCCGACGACAATGAAATATGACCTGCAAATCCTCATCACTCTCGATCATGAAACAATCATACTTCACGATTTCTTGTAGCACTGAGATCGAAATGTGATAGAATAACTTCTTAACCCGTTTCATGCTTTGTAGACCAAGTTTCTGTAGTATAGAATTCACAAGGTCATCATAGCTCGTCGTAGGCCTCATAAAAATACTGAGAGAATCCTTATCGGTGAACTTCACACCAGATcgtgtttttctcttaatcgATCCTCTGTGATGAACCAACACTACAAAACTCTTCCCACTAGCTATTTTCTCACTCTGATGAGATCAATTCACGTCCACACCATATTTATACACGTCTGGCCCTGTATAATTCGAACTAGTGTAATTCGAATTATAGcttgtgtaattcgaatcaggcAGATTCGAATTACTTAAGAACGCGTGCTTgggtgtaattcgaatcaccctgattcgaattactgtgtgtaattcgaatcaggttgattcgaattagtggGTGTGTGCGTGTATGTAGTTTGAATCAgtatgattcgaattacatgtaAATAGAGTTCGGATTAGGTTGATTCAAACTATATAGAAACATGGACTAGTTGATTCATAAACCAATTTTTGATTTGGCtgatttatgtaattttttgcTCTCTTAAACTTATTTAAGTGATTTGTCCTAATTTTgagatacaaaaatatttttcctcCTTTTAGtataatacataaataaataaatacttctTATTCGTCCACGTATCAATGGTTCTATAATCTATAACCAAATTCATGCAGGGTTTGCAGAATTTCGCtataaaaatgatatattttgcttaaaaaaaaatacattaccATAAAATTACTGAGATTATTCTCCTGAAGTGATTCGCACAAGTCAGAATGAAATACAAACAAAAGAGAAGAGCATTGGTTATTCCGAACTCAGAAGTGGCGACTGCTTCTATCAAACTCTGACTCCTTCAATGCCTAACTCAAACCTAAAGCTCTTGTTTTCTGaagcttcttcaaccactttcttcctttctctttgTGACGCCGCACAATCCTGATTCCTTCTCTCCTTCCCCGTAAGCCCCCTTTTCTTTCTATTCACTCAGCGAACACATCTCATTATATCAAagtcatgtttttttttttgttctgcCGATAACCCATGTCTCAGTTATAAGAAAGTTGtgttctttttctgtttttcttatCAAGAGGGGTTCTAATGCATATTTCATGTATAGTATTCATTGGATTATTCACTTTAGCTTTTTTATTGGACTATGTTgttatgttttgttttgtttttcctGTGATCTTAAACCATAgttgatgttgttgttgttgttgataaTGCCTGCATATGTTCTTGACATCTTAATTTTAGCTTTCCATATGATTCATATTTGTTGTTGATTATTCCTATGGTTTATGTCAAAAGTGTTGTGTTTACTGAAGTTTGTCATCTACCATGTTCATGTAAGTGACAATAGTTTTTGGCTACATTCTTAAGAAGCAGGAGAAATTTCAGCCATGAACTTTCTTTATATCAGCAAACTCAGATCATTGTCTTCTTTGATCCCAGCCAAACTTTTAGGCTTTTGTTCTTGTTTACATACTCGCTCATTGTTGCCCTATGCCAAACACGTCAATTGGAACACAACCCACAGTTTTGTTCATAGAAACCCACTTCTTTCTCTCGTAGAAAGATGTAAATCCTTGATTCAGTTAAAGCAAATTCAAGCTCAAATGACCTTAACAGGCTTAATAGACAATAGCTTTGCTGCAAGTCGCCTTGTTGCTTTCTGCGCGCTCTCAGAATCTCAAACACTTGGATATTGcacaaaaattttatatcataCAAACGAACCAAATGTCTTTTCTTGGAATACGACAATTAGGGGATATATAGAAAGTGGAGACTTAGATGGAGCTCTTGTTTTGTACAAGAAAATGTTGCAGTATGATGGGTTGAAGCCAGATAATCACACTTATCCGTTATTGCTTAAAGCATGTTCTTCTCCTTCTCTAAATTGTGTAGGTCATACTATAGTTGGACATGTATTAAAGTTTGGTTTTGAATTTGACTTATTTGTGCACAATGCATTGATCTCTATGCTACTGTCCTATGGGGACTTAGAGGCAGCATATGATGTGTTCAATAGAGGATGTGTGAGGGACCTGGTAACTTGGAATGCGATGATCACGGGATGTGTTAGAAGAGGACTGGAGATTGAGGCTATAAAACTTTATCGAGAAATGGAGGCTGAGAAGGTGAAACCGAATGAGATTacaatgattgggttggtttcTTCTTGTTCTTGGTTACATGATTTGAATCTTGGCAGAGAATTTCATTGTTACATCGAAGAACATAAGCTTGAGTTGACAGTTCCACTTATTAATGCACTTATGGACATGTATGTGAAGTGTGGAGACCTATTGGCTGCACAAGTTTTGTTTGATAACATGGCACAGAAGACCATTGTTTCATGGACTACAATGGTTCTTGGATATGCCAGATTCGGTTGTCTTGATATTGCTaggaaaattttatataaagttCCAGAGAAGAGTGTTGTTCCT includes:
- the LOC130963429 gene encoding uncharacterized protein LOC130963429, whose translation is MRPTTSYDDLVNSILQKLGLQSMKRVKKLFYHISISVLQEIVKYDCFMIESDEDLQVIFHCRRQFSEVRTPELLAKLVDVVSGSGSSNKNTHIIGTIAGSSSRPVGASSSVPVNEPPVEPVASPSFAVDLNCSGGGEVGIGDIEPTSLQCAAPDGLDDTLLDDVDDDDVEPDIIADDSGDDIGASEPAGAEGGSSSGTQQYPPHFSSLDLDAMRQEGVPGEPAGFGARNGQGFASLTEFQVGQQFQDKDEAVLSVKTYSIRRGVQYKVVESDYRRYVGKYFEFGNGCTWLIRLSLRQRKGIWEIKRANASVSIKVLLNTTAAHFGFRPMYKRVWLAKQKAIAHIFGDWDESYNELPRWVLGVQLTMSGTVAAFRHCKPLVSIDGTHLYGKYGGTLLVAIAQDGNSNILPVAFTLVEGENAESRSFFLSHLRQHVTPQPGLLVISDRHNDIKAALEAPDGGWPPPTTYRAFCIRHVAANFALTFKDKDARRLLVNAAYAKIEVEFDYWIDILRSEDPAMWGQESPGVLAGEGYLREVGRTICSQGGEAEAQLGIRQQFSQHLVKCIEANLKMRCFTVTLYNRDYLEFTVSETTPTGSFSLGSYRVSLESQTCDCEYFQALHFPCPHALAAVCPPGVSS
- the LOC130958525 gene encoding pentatricopeptide repeat-containing protein At2g22410, mitochondrial-like — its product is MNFLYISKLRSLSSLIPAKLLGFCSCLHTRSLLPYAKHVNWNTTHSFVHRNPLLSLVERCKSLIQLKQIQAQMTLTGLIDNSFAASRLVAFCALSESQTLGYCTKILYHTNEPNVFSWNTTIRGYIESGDLDGALVLYKKMLQYDGLKPDNHTYPLLLKACSSPSLNCVGHTIVGHVLKFGFEFDLFVHNALISMLLSYGDLEAAYDVFNRGCVRDLVTWNAMITGCVRRGLEIEAIKLYREMEAEKVKPNEITMIGLVSSCSWLHDLNLGREFHCYIEEHKLELTVPLINALMDMYVKCGDLLAAQVLFDNMAQKTIVSWTTMVLGYARFGCLDIARKILYKVPEKSVVPWNAIISGCVQSKHSKEALTLFHEMQINNIEPDKVTMINCLCACSQLGALDVGIWIHHYIERKNLSVDVTLGTALVDMYAKCGNIDKALQVFQELPQRNCLTWTAIICGLAFNGNSCDAIYYFSEMIRVGLMPDEITFLGVLSACCHGGLVEEGRKYFSQMSSKFNIFPKLKHYSCMVDLLGRAGHLEDAEELIQNMPIEADAAVWGALFFACRVHGNVQIGKRAAMKLLEMDPQDSGNYVLLASMYSEAKMWKEARSARKLMKERGVDKLPGCSSIEINGIVHEFVVKDALHPESEMIYESLISLTKQLELLEVTSAVPASRDNLSF